One genomic window of Etheostoma spectabile isolate EspeVRDwgs_2016 chromosome 5, UIUC_Espe_1.0, whole genome shotgun sequence includes the following:
- the tchp gene encoding trichoplein keratin filament-binding protein isoform X1, with translation MALPTLSAHVPGRSRVLAGQLARQREQEARWRQHWELHAQYLREQSVRSQRQAVWSSRHSFQQSMSAYHKERLKEEKKASLEQRRNRLRAMLQEEQDRLEAELREVVPDRSTLASQLVQKTEELRTAREERRKKLAQELLKEHWKKNNTELREVESALHKDHVVGQWQAQISEKKQQEVTKQNEKKRFENEYEITRKEALERMKQAEEKRKVEERKRAEDLRKQMEELKLREEEATRLKKEQEALLVKQWELEKIDEERRKVEERRKKSEMGHFLIRQYRAQLKRRAQQVQEELEADRKILAALLDGQQEDRRIETARRERAIADAAWMKHVIEEQLHLEREREAEFDILHREEAQHVWEKREAQWEKERKARERLMQEVLSGRQQQLELKMEKNREAQEESLRRREQLIQELERERETRHQEKEQEECRRTARMQEINAQVEQQRQEQWEEQCRIEQEEEEDRVALQTQEEELRREMERMARKGYQEKVHSRPRSAWT, from the exons ATGGCTCTGCCGACCCTCTCGGCCCACGTGCCCGGCCGGTCCCGGGTGCTGGCCGGGCAGCTGGCCCGGCAGCGGGAGCAGGAGGCCCGGTGGCGGCAGCACTGGGAGCTGCATGCTCAGTACTTGAGAGAGCAGAGTGTCCGCAGCCAGAGACAGGCCGTGTGGAGCTCCCGTCACTCCTTCCAGCAGAG TATGTCGGCATACCATAAAGAGAGActgaaggaggaaaagaaggccAGCCTTGAGCAGCGCAGGAATCGGCTTAGGGCCATGCTTCAAGAGGAGCAAGATCGGCTGGAGGCGGAGCTCAGGGAAGTAGTTCCTGACAGGAGCACATTGGCGAGTCAGCTGGTGCAAAAGACTGAAGAGCTTCGTACGGcaagagaggaaagaagaaaaaag cttgcacaagagctgctgaaggagcactggaagaaaaacaacacagagttGCGAGAG GTGGAGTCGGCATTACATAAAGATCATGTTGTCGGCCAATGGCAGGCGCAGATATCTGAGAAGAAACAG CAAGAAGTGACGAAGCAAAATGAGAAGAAACGCTTTGAAAATGAGTACGAGATTACCCGAAAAGAGGCTCTGGAGAGGATGAAGCAAGCGGAGGAGAAAAGGAAGGTAGAGGAGCGGAAGAGGGCCGAGGATCTTCGCAAACAGATGGAAGAACTGAAGCTGAGGGAAGAGGAG GCAACTCGCCTTAAGAAGGAGCAAGAGGCTCTGCTGGTCAAACAATGGGAGCTGGAGAAAATAGACGAGGAAAGGAGAAAAGTGGAGGAAAGGCGAAAGAAGTCTGAGATGGG GCATTTCTTAATCCGTCAATATCGCGCTCAGCTAAAGAGGAGAGCCCAGCAAGTGCAGGAGGAGCTG GAGGCCGACCGTAAGATCCTGGCAGCCTTGCTGGATGGACAGCAGGAGGACAGGAGGATAGAGACTGCACGAAGGGAAAGGGCCATTGCTGATGCTGCCTGGATGAAACATGTGATTGAAGAGCAGCTTCATTTGGAGCGGGAGAGGGAGGCTGAGTTTGACATCCTACACAG AGAAGAAGCTCAACATGTCTGGGAGAAACGAGAAGCACAGtgggagaaggagaggaaagcCAGAGAACGGCTCATGCAAGAG GTTCTGTCAGGGAGACAGCAGCAGCTGGAGCTTAAGATGGAGAAGAACAGAGAGGCTCAAGAGGAGTCCCTGAGGAGACGAGAACAGCTGATCCAGGAgctggagagggagagggagaccAGACACCAGGAGAAAGAGCAAGAAGAGTGCCGTAGGACCGCACGGATGCAAGAGATAAATGCTCAG gTGGAGCAGCAGCGCCAGGAGCAGTGGGAGGAGCAGTGCAGGatagagcaggaggaggaggaggacagggtGGCTCTTCAAACCCAGGAGGAGGAGTTGAGGCGGGAGATGGAGAGGATGGCCAGGAAAGGATACCAGGAGAAG GTTCACAGCAGACCTCGATCAGCCTGGACATGA
- the tchp gene encoding trichoplein keratin filament-binding protein isoform X3 has product MAIMSAYHKERLKEEKKASLEQRRNRLRAMLQEEQDRLEAELREVVPDRSTLASQLVQKTEELRTAREERRKKLAQELLKEHWKKNNTELREVESALHKDHVVGQWQAQISEKKQQEVTKQNEKKRFENEYEITRKEALERMKQAEEKRKVEERKRAEDLRKQMEELKLREEEATRLKKEQEALLVKQWELEKIDEERRKVEERRKKSEMGHFLIRQYRAQLKRRAQQVQEELEADRKILAALLDGQQEDRRIETARRERAIADAAWMKHVIEEQLHLEREREAEFDILHREEAQHVWEKREAQWEKERKARERLMQEVLSGRQQQLELKMEKNREAQEESLRRREQLIQELERERETRHQEKEQEECRRTARMQEINAQVEQQRQEQWEEQCRIEQEEEEDRVALQTQEEELRREMERMARKGYQEKVHSRPRSAWT; this is encoded by the exons ATGGCTAT TATGTCGGCATACCATAAAGAGAGActgaaggaggaaaagaaggccAGCCTTGAGCAGCGCAGGAATCGGCTTAGGGCCATGCTTCAAGAGGAGCAAGATCGGCTGGAGGCGGAGCTCAGGGAAGTAGTTCCTGACAGGAGCACATTGGCGAGTCAGCTGGTGCAAAAGACTGAAGAGCTTCGTACGGcaagagaggaaagaagaaaaaag cttgcacaagagctgctgaaggagcactggaagaaaaacaacacagagttGCGAGAG GTGGAGTCGGCATTACATAAAGATCATGTTGTCGGCCAATGGCAGGCGCAGATATCTGAGAAGAAACAG CAAGAAGTGACGAAGCAAAATGAGAAGAAACGCTTTGAAAATGAGTACGAGATTACCCGAAAAGAGGCTCTGGAGAGGATGAAGCAAGCGGAGGAGAAAAGGAAGGTAGAGGAGCGGAAGAGGGCCGAGGATCTTCGCAAACAGATGGAAGAACTGAAGCTGAGGGAAGAGGAG GCAACTCGCCTTAAGAAGGAGCAAGAGGCTCTGCTGGTCAAACAATGGGAGCTGGAGAAAATAGACGAGGAAAGGAGAAAAGTGGAGGAAAGGCGAAAGAAGTCTGAGATGGG GCATTTCTTAATCCGTCAATATCGCGCTCAGCTAAAGAGGAGAGCCCAGCAAGTGCAGGAGGAGCTG GAGGCCGACCGTAAGATCCTGGCAGCCTTGCTGGATGGACAGCAGGAGGACAGGAGGATAGAGACTGCACGAAGGGAAAGGGCCATTGCTGATGCTGCCTGGATGAAACATGTGATTGAAGAGCAGCTTCATTTGGAGCGGGAGAGGGAGGCTGAGTTTGACATCCTACACAG AGAAGAAGCTCAACATGTCTGGGAGAAACGAGAAGCACAGtgggagaaggagaggaaagcCAGAGAACGGCTCATGCAAGAG GTTCTGTCAGGGAGACAGCAGCAGCTGGAGCTTAAGATGGAGAAGAACAGAGAGGCTCAAGAGGAGTCCCTGAGGAGACGAGAACAGCTGATCCAGGAgctggagagggagagggagaccAGACACCAGGAGAAAGAGCAAGAAGAGTGCCGTAGGACCGCACGGATGCAAGAGATAAATGCTCAG gTGGAGCAGCAGCGCCAGGAGCAGTGGGAGGAGCAGTGCAGGatagagcaggaggaggaggaggacagggtGGCTCTTCAAACCCAGGAGGAGGAGTTGAGGCGGGAGATGGAGAGGATGGCCAGGAAAGGATACCAGGAGAAG GTTCACAGCAGACCTCGATCAGCCTGGACATGA
- the tchp gene encoding trichoplein keratin filament-binding protein isoform X4, protein MSAYHKERLKEEKKASLEQRRNRLRAMLQEEQDRLEAELREVVPDRSTLASQLVQKTEELRTAREERRKKLAQELLKEHWKKNNTELREVESALHKDHVVGQWQAQISEKKQQEVTKQNEKKRFENEYEITRKEALERMKQAEEKRKVEERKRAEDLRKQMEELKLREEEATRLKKEQEALLVKQWELEKIDEERRKVEERRKKSEMGHFLIRQYRAQLKRRAQQVQEELEADRKILAALLDGQQEDRRIETARRERAIADAAWMKHVIEEQLHLEREREAEFDILHREEAQHVWEKREAQWEKERKARERLMQEVLSGRQQQLELKMEKNREAQEESLRRREQLIQELERERETRHQEKEQEECRRTARMQEINAQVEQQRQEQWEEQCRIEQEEEEDRVALQTQEEELRREMERMARKGYQEKVHSRPRSAWT, encoded by the exons ATGTCGGCATACCATAAAGAGAGActgaaggaggaaaagaaggccAGCCTTGAGCAGCGCAGGAATCGGCTTAGGGCCATGCTTCAAGAGGAGCAAGATCGGCTGGAGGCGGAGCTCAGGGAAGTAGTTCCTGACAGGAGCACATTGGCGAGTCAGCTGGTGCAAAAGACTGAAGAGCTTCGTACGGcaagagaggaaagaagaaaaaag cttgcacaagagctgctgaaggagcactggaagaaaaacaacacagagttGCGAGAG GTGGAGTCGGCATTACATAAAGATCATGTTGTCGGCCAATGGCAGGCGCAGATATCTGAGAAGAAACAG CAAGAAGTGACGAAGCAAAATGAGAAGAAACGCTTTGAAAATGAGTACGAGATTACCCGAAAAGAGGCTCTGGAGAGGATGAAGCAAGCGGAGGAGAAAAGGAAGGTAGAGGAGCGGAAGAGGGCCGAGGATCTTCGCAAACAGATGGAAGAACTGAAGCTGAGGGAAGAGGAG GCAACTCGCCTTAAGAAGGAGCAAGAGGCTCTGCTGGTCAAACAATGGGAGCTGGAGAAAATAGACGAGGAAAGGAGAAAAGTGGAGGAAAGGCGAAAGAAGTCTGAGATGGG GCATTTCTTAATCCGTCAATATCGCGCTCAGCTAAAGAGGAGAGCCCAGCAAGTGCAGGAGGAGCTG GAGGCCGACCGTAAGATCCTGGCAGCCTTGCTGGATGGACAGCAGGAGGACAGGAGGATAGAGACTGCACGAAGGGAAAGGGCCATTGCTGATGCTGCCTGGATGAAACATGTGATTGAAGAGCAGCTTCATTTGGAGCGGGAGAGGGAGGCTGAGTTTGACATCCTACACAG AGAAGAAGCTCAACATGTCTGGGAGAAACGAGAAGCACAGtgggagaaggagaggaaagcCAGAGAACGGCTCATGCAAGAG GTTCTGTCAGGGAGACAGCAGCAGCTGGAGCTTAAGATGGAGAAGAACAGAGAGGCTCAAGAGGAGTCCCTGAGGAGACGAGAACAGCTGATCCAGGAgctggagagggagagggagaccAGACACCAGGAGAAAGAGCAAGAAGAGTGCCGTAGGACCGCACGGATGCAAGAGATAAATGCTCAG gTGGAGCAGCAGCGCCAGGAGCAGTGGGAGGAGCAGTGCAGGatagagcaggaggaggaggaggacagggtGGCTCTTCAAACCCAGGAGGAGGAGTTGAGGCGGGAGATGGAGAGGATGGCCAGGAAAGGATACCAGGAGAAG GTTCACAGCAGACCTCGATCAGCCTGGACATGA
- the tchp gene encoding trichoplein keratin filament-binding protein isoform X2, with protein MALPTLSAHVPGRSRVLAGQLARQREQEARWRQHWELHAQYLREQSVRSQRQAVWSSRHSFQQSMSAYHKERLKEEKKASLEQRRNRLRAMLQEEQDRLEAELREVVPDRSTLASQLVQKTEELRTAREERRKKLAQELLKEHWKKNNTELREVESALHKDHVVGQWQAQISEKKQQEVTKQNEKKRFENEYEITRKEALERMKQAEEKRKVEERKRAEDLRKQMEELKLREEEATRLKKEQEALLVKQWELEKIDEERRKVEERRKKSEMGHFLIRQYRAQLKRRAQQVQEELEADRKILAALLDGQQEDRRIETARRERAIADAAWMKHVIEEQLHLEREREAEFDILHREEAQHVWEKREAQWEKERKARERLMQEVLSGRQQQLELKMEKNREAQEESLRRREQLIQELERERETRHQEKEQEECRRTARMQEINAQVLCFHITFLPNSTVHN; from the exons ATGGCTCTGCCGACCCTCTCGGCCCACGTGCCCGGCCGGTCCCGGGTGCTGGCCGGGCAGCTGGCCCGGCAGCGGGAGCAGGAGGCCCGGTGGCGGCAGCACTGGGAGCTGCATGCTCAGTACTTGAGAGAGCAGAGTGTCCGCAGCCAGAGACAGGCCGTGTGGAGCTCCCGTCACTCCTTCCAGCAGAG TATGTCGGCATACCATAAAGAGAGActgaaggaggaaaagaaggccAGCCTTGAGCAGCGCAGGAATCGGCTTAGGGCCATGCTTCAAGAGGAGCAAGATCGGCTGGAGGCGGAGCTCAGGGAAGTAGTTCCTGACAGGAGCACATTGGCGAGTCAGCTGGTGCAAAAGACTGAAGAGCTTCGTACGGcaagagaggaaagaagaaaaaag cttgcacaagagctgctgaaggagcactggaagaaaaacaacacagagttGCGAGAG GTGGAGTCGGCATTACATAAAGATCATGTTGTCGGCCAATGGCAGGCGCAGATATCTGAGAAGAAACAG CAAGAAGTGACGAAGCAAAATGAGAAGAAACGCTTTGAAAATGAGTACGAGATTACCCGAAAAGAGGCTCTGGAGAGGATGAAGCAAGCGGAGGAGAAAAGGAAGGTAGAGGAGCGGAAGAGGGCCGAGGATCTTCGCAAACAGATGGAAGAACTGAAGCTGAGGGAAGAGGAG GCAACTCGCCTTAAGAAGGAGCAAGAGGCTCTGCTGGTCAAACAATGGGAGCTGGAGAAAATAGACGAGGAAAGGAGAAAAGTGGAGGAAAGGCGAAAGAAGTCTGAGATGGG GCATTTCTTAATCCGTCAATATCGCGCTCAGCTAAAGAGGAGAGCCCAGCAAGTGCAGGAGGAGCTG GAGGCCGACCGTAAGATCCTGGCAGCCTTGCTGGATGGACAGCAGGAGGACAGGAGGATAGAGACTGCACGAAGGGAAAGGGCCATTGCTGATGCTGCCTGGATGAAACATGTGATTGAAGAGCAGCTTCATTTGGAGCGGGAGAGGGAGGCTGAGTTTGACATCCTACACAG AGAAGAAGCTCAACATGTCTGGGAGAAACGAGAAGCACAGtgggagaaggagaggaaagcCAGAGAACGGCTCATGCAAGAG GTTCTGTCAGGGAGACAGCAGCAGCTGGAGCTTAAGATGGAGAAGAACAGAGAGGCTCAAGAGGAGTCCCTGAGGAGACGAGAACAGCTGATCCAGGAgctggagagggagagggagaccAGACACCAGGAGAAAGAGCAAGAAGAGTGCCGTAGGACCGCACGGATGCAAGAGATAAATGCTCAGGTGTTGTGTTTTCATATCACTTTCCTTCCAAACAGCACAGTTCATAATTGA
- the gltpa gene encoding glycolipid transfer protein: MALLMEHQFRQLPADRQVETRPFLEAVSYLPPFFDCLGLHFAPIKADISGNITKIKGFSYHPRRFYPPVRFLSTRGLRFIQVFLQSLADGEKDDSNPNLIRVNVTKAYEIALKRYHGWFVQQLFKAALFAAPYKTDFLKALSKGRDVKEEECLEKIRKFLINFTPTVDAIYEMYNKLHAELDYTV, translated from the exons ATGGCTCTGCTAATGGAGCACCAGTTCAGACAGCTGCCAGCTGACAGACAGGTGGAAACAAGACCGTTTCTGGAGGCTGTGTCATACCTTCCACCGTTTTTTG ACT GCCTCGGCTTACATTTTGCACCAATAAAGGCAGATATATCTGGTAACATCACA AAAATCAAGGGGTTTTCGTACCACCCCCGTCGGTTTTA CCCACCTGTGCGCTTTTTGTCGACCAGGGGCCTACGATTTATTCAAGTGTTCCTACAGAGCCTAGCGGATGGTGAAAAGGATGATAGCAACCCAAACCTCATTCGAGTCAATGTCACCAAGGCCTATGAAATAGCCCTGAAAAGATATCATGGCTGGTTCGTGCAACAGCTCTTCAAG GCAGCTCTTTTCGCTGCTCCATATAAGACAGATTTCTTGAAGGCCCTCTCCAAGGGTCGGGATGTCAAGGAAGAGGAATGCTTGGAAAAAATCAGAAAATTTCTCATCAACTTTACTCCCACTGTTGATGCTATTTATGAGATGTACAATAAGCTGCATGCTGAGCTTGATTATACAGTGTGA